The stretch of DNA TCCCGTCGTTACCGAGTTGCTCATTTCAGTCGTCCCCCTGTACGTCCGTCACGATGTCCCCGGAGATTCCGTCCGTCGCTCGAATCTCGATGGGGTCGCTGAGTTCGTAGCCCACGTCGAACGCGTCGTGTTTCACGCAGGCCGCTTTGTGTGAGAACTCGCCCTCCTCGGACAGTTCGCGGGCATCCGGGTGGACTTGGGTACAAATGTCGCGGGCGTCCGGACAACGCGTGTGGAACCGACAGCCACGGGGTGGGTCGATGGCTTCCGGCATGACGCCCCGAATCGGCGTCAATTCGTCGACGGTCTGGTCGGGACGCGGCATCGAATCCAACAGCGCCCGCGTGTAGGGATGTTTGGTGTCGTGGAACAGGTCGTCCACGGTGGCCTGCTCGACGATTTCTCCGAGGTACATCACGTTCACGCGGTCGCACAACTCCGCGACGACGCCCATGTCGTGAGTCACCCAGATAAAACTCGTGTCGTATTTGGCCTGCAAATCGTTGACCAGCGAGAGGATTTGGCCCTCGACGGTCACGTCCAGCGCCGTCGTCGGCTCGTCGGCGATGATCAGACTCGGTTCGCACGCGAGCGCCATCGCGATGAGCACGCGCTGGCGCATCCCGCCCGAGAACTGGTGTGGGTAGTTGTCGTAGCGTTCGACTGGCTCCGGGATGCCCACCTCCCGCAGCATGCTGATCGCTTCTTCCTTGGCGTCCGACTTCGAGAGGCCGCGGTTGAGTTCGATGAACTCCCGGAGTTGGCTCCCGACGGTGAAGACGGGATTCAGGCTCTCCATCGGGTCCTGGAAGATGATGGCAATCTCGGTGCCGCGGATCTGCTTTCGCATCTCCTCGTTCGACAGCATCTCCTCGCGTTCCCGCATTTCACCGTCCGGGCCTTCTTCGACGCCGAACAGCAGTTCGTCCCGGAAGCGGACTTCCCCGCCGACGATTTCGCCCGGCGAATCCACCAGGCGAAGGATGCTCTGGGCGGCGACGCTCTTCCCGGCCCCGGATTCGCCCACG from Haladaptatus sp. R4 encodes:
- a CDS encoding ABC transporter ATP-binding protein is translated as MTETLLQVDNLKTQFFTEEGVVRAVDGISFDVKKGEIVGLVGESGAGKSVAAQSILRLVDSPGEIVGGEVRFRDELLFGVEEGPDGEMREREEMLSNEEMRKQIRGTEIAIIFQDPMESLNPVFTVGSQLREFIELNRGLSKSDAKEEAISMLREVGIPEPVERYDNYPHQFSGGMRQRVLIAMALACEPSLIIADEPTTALDVTVEGQILSLVNDLQAKYDTSFIWVTHDMGVVAELCDRVNVMYLGEIVEQATVDDLFHDTKHPYTRALLDSMPRPDQTVDELTPIRGVMPEAIDPPRGCRFHTRCPDARDICTQVHPDARELSEEGEFSHKAACVKHDAFDVGYELSDPIEIRATDGISGDIVTDVQGDD